A genomic window from Streptomyces mirabilis includes:
- a CDS encoding SpoIIE family protein phosphatase produces MRTADPFGAEGDQPGSGPRQPRELLDLLSVAAVLLDAEGRIVLWSPQAEELFGYTSQEALGQYAARLLVHEQHVELMIRLFSEVMRTGQGWAGAFPVRHKDGSTRLVEFRNMRLLDDRGDFYALGIATDEAALRQVERDVALSTRLVSQSPVGLAVLDTDLRYVAVNPALAQINGVPAADHLGRPVREALPFLEVDAIEAALRHVLTSGEPLIDQHSVGRTPADPDNDHAWSASYYRLDGPGGRVLGVAIVLVDVTDRHRARQRLVLIADGSARIGTTLDVEQTARELADVTVPELADVAAVDILDSILNDRHPTAPGAGRALFRALAVKAAYPTEAVRAADPAGHLASYGAERLATQCVRTSRPILIPHVGERDLARIARDAEAAAILARADVHSYLLTPLIARGEVLGTLGLTRARNPLPFDNDDLLLAGELADRAAVCIDNARLYQGARNTAVTLQRSLLPNLPPQQAGLDIASRYRPAGTTIEVGGDWFDVIPLAEDKTALVVGDVMGSGISAATTMGRLRTATSTLADLNLPPTELLHHLDKITADLEQYATCAYAIYDPHRALCHIAVAGHLPPVLMRTGEPPELLELPTGAPLGVGGVAFEVTTIGLAPGDQLVLYTDGLVETRHHAIDERLDLLLQLLHRPDRSSEETCDRLLDTLRDPDDHDDVAVLIARARHWPRP; encoded by the coding sequence ATGAGGACAGCCGATCCCTTCGGTGCCGAGGGTGACCAGCCGGGTTCCGGGCCGAGACAGCCGCGTGAGTTGCTGGATCTGCTCAGTGTCGCGGCTGTGCTGCTGGATGCCGAGGGACGGATCGTGCTGTGGAGCCCGCAGGCCGAGGAGCTGTTCGGCTACACCTCGCAGGAGGCGCTTGGCCAGTACGCGGCGCGGCTGCTGGTCCATGAGCAGCACGTGGAGCTGATGATCAGGCTGTTCAGCGAGGTCATGCGGACGGGACAGGGATGGGCCGGCGCCTTCCCTGTCCGGCACAAGGACGGCAGTACCCGGCTGGTGGAGTTCCGCAACATGCGGCTGCTGGACGACCGGGGTGACTTCTATGCCCTGGGCATCGCCACCGACGAGGCGGCCCTGCGCCAGGTGGAACGGGACGTGGCCCTGTCCACGCGGCTGGTCTCGCAGTCCCCGGTCGGGCTGGCCGTCTTGGACACCGACCTGCGGTACGTGGCCGTCAACCCGGCGCTGGCGCAGATCAACGGCGTCCCTGCCGCGGACCACCTCGGGCGGCCGGTCCGCGAGGCCCTGCCCTTCCTGGAGGTCGATGCGATCGAGGCCGCTCTGCGGCATGTCCTCACGTCCGGAGAGCCCCTGATCGACCAGCACAGTGTGGGGCGCACTCCCGCCGACCCCGACAACGATCACGCCTGGTCAGCCTCCTACTACCGGCTCGATGGTCCCGGCGGGCGGGTACTGGGGGTAGCCATCGTGTTGGTGGATGTCACCGATCGGCACCGCGCCCGGCAGCGCTTGGTCCTGATCGCCGACGGCTCCGCCCGTATCGGCACCACCTTGGACGTGGAACAGACCGCCCGCGAGCTGGCCGACGTCACCGTCCCCGAGCTCGCCGACGTGGCGGCGGTGGACATCCTGGATTCCATCCTGAACGACCGCCACCCGACGGCACCCGGCGCAGGCCGGGCACTCTTCCGCGCCCTCGCCGTGAAAGCCGCGTACCCCACCGAGGCCGTCCGCGCCGCCGACCCTGCCGGCCACCTCGCCAGCTACGGCGCGGAGCGCCTGGCCACTCAGTGCGTGCGGACCAGCCGCCCCATTCTGATACCCCACGTCGGGGAGCGGGACCTGGCCCGTATCGCCCGTGACGCCGAGGCCGCCGCCATCCTGGCCCGCGCCGACGTCCACAGCTATCTCTTGACGCCCCTGATCGCCCGTGGCGAGGTGCTCGGCACCCTGGGCCTCACCCGCGCCCGCAACCCGCTGCCTTTCGACAACGACGACCTCCTCCTGGCCGGTGAACTGGCCGACCGAGCCGCAGTCTGCATCGACAACGCCCGTCTGTACCAAGGCGCACGCAACACCGCGGTCACCCTCCAGCGCAGCCTGCTGCCGAACCTCCCACCGCAGCAGGCGGGCCTGGACATCGCCTCCCGATATCGGCCCGCCGGGACGACCATCGAAGTCGGTGGCGACTGGTTCGATGTCATCCCCCTCGCGGAAGACAAGACCGCGCTGGTCGTCGGCGATGTGATGGGCAGCGGCATCAGCGCCGCCACCACCATGGGACGCCTGCGCACCGCCACCTCCACCCTGGCCGACCTCAATCTCCCACCCACCGAGCTGCTGCACCACCTCGACAAGATCACCGCTGACCTGGAGCAGTACGCCACCTGCGCCTACGCCATCTACGACCCGCACCGCGCCCTGTGCCACATCGCTGTCGCCGGACACCTGCCCCCCGTGCTGATGCGCACAGGCGAGCCCCCCGAACTGCTCGAGCTGCCCACCGGCGCACCCCTCGGGGTCGGCGGTGTCGCCTTCGAAGTCACCACCATCGGCCTGGCCCCCGGCGACCAACTGGTCCTCTACACCGACGGCTTGGTCGAGACCCGCCACCACGCCATCGACGAGCGCCTGGACCTCCTCCTCCAACTGCTCCACAGACCCGACCGATCCTCGGAAGAAACCTGCGACCGGCTCCTGGACACACTGCGCGATCCGGACGACCACGACGACGTCGCCGTACTCATCGCCCGAGCCCGACACTGGCCCCGGCCCTAG
- the phoU gene encoding phosphate signaling complex protein PhoU, which translates to MRDAYHEELDSISDGLVEMARLVGSAIGRATTALLDADLSLAESVISADSRVDDLQRDLEDRAIAILARQQPVATDLRVVVTSLRMSADLERSGDLAEHVAKLARLRFPKFAVPGDLHRTILEMGQLAQRLMAQAAEVITTKDVDAALRLEEDDDRMDELHRTLFQHLMDDRWKHGVETAVDVTLVGRYYERFADHAVSVARRVVYLVTGELTTDASITP; encoded by the coding sequence ATGCGGGACGCTTATCACGAGGAGTTGGACTCGATCAGTGACGGTCTGGTGGAGATGGCGAGGCTGGTCGGCTCGGCGATCGGCCGGGCCACGACCGCCCTCCTCGATGCCGACCTCTCGCTTGCCGAGAGCGTCATCTCGGCCGACTCGAGGGTCGATGACCTGCAGCGCGACCTGGAAGACCGGGCGATTGCGATCCTGGCGCGGCAGCAGCCGGTCGCCACGGACCTGCGGGTCGTCGTCACCTCGCTGCGGATGAGCGCGGACCTGGAGCGTTCGGGCGACCTGGCCGAGCACGTGGCCAAGCTGGCCCGGCTGCGCTTCCCCAAGTTCGCGGTACCCGGCGACCTGCACCGTACGATCCTGGAGATGGGCCAGCTCGCGCAGCGCCTGATGGCGCAGGCCGCAGAAGTGATCACCACCAAGGACGTCGATGCGGCCCTCCGGCTGGAGGAGGACGACGACCGGATGGACGAGCTGCACCGCACGCTTTTCCAGCATCTGATGGACGACCGCTGGAAGCACGGCGTCGAGACGGCCGTCGACGTCACGCTGGTCGGCCGCTACTACGAACGGTTCGCCGACCATGCCGTGTCGGTCGCCCGTCGAGTGGTCTACCTGGTCACCGGCGAGCTGACCACAGACGCGTCCATCACCCCGTGA
- a CDS encoding FAD-dependent oxidoreductase — protein MFRPAEAARDTGLSAEFMTETELPFAIAGAVRMSRQAQFHSRKYLLALTADLRQHGGTPYEATRVDEGGPRPWEVAAVTFANGATTSACTCMALSTKEIQTLVGEVRRVLRPGGTFLYTACRNRDTFYDTGAAHGDGIIEHGGFAVHFFPRDLVSMDSWTLDEVHTFDAEDVPCRLWRFTQPL, from the coding sequence ATGTTCAGGCCGGCCGAAGCCGCACGTGACACGGGTCTGTCCGCCGAGTTCATGACCGAGACCGAGTTGCCCTTCGCCATCGCCGGCGCGGTTCGGATGAGCAGGCAGGCCCAGTTCCATTCCCGCAAGTACCTGCTGGCGCTCACCGCCGACCTGCGCCAACACGGCGGCACGCCGTACGAGGCAACGCGCGTGGATGAAGGCGGCCCGAGGCCATGGGAAGTCGCCGCGGTCACCTTCGCCAACGGCGCGACAACATCGGCGTGTACGTGCATGGCCCTGTCCACGAAGGAGATCCAGACGCTGGTCGGTGAGGTTCGCCGCGTCCTGCGTCCTGGCGGGACCTTCCTCTACACCGCCTGCCGCAACCGTGACACCTTCTACGACACCGGCGCCGCCCACGGAGACGGCATCATTGAGCACGGCGGCTTCGCGGTGCACTTCTTCCCCCGCGACCTGGTCAGCATGGACAGCTGGACACTCGACGAGGTCCACACCTTCGACGCAGAGGACGTACCCTGCCGCCTGTGGCGCTTCACCCAGCCCCTCTGA
- a CDS encoding ANTAR domain-containing protein, which translates to MTSEADTTQQPPQLPALPETSMDTVLRLEDENLQLKEAVRSHAVVDQAIGVILAVGQLTPDQGWDVLRSTSQNTNIKLRHVAELIVDWARTGRLPTEIHSQLEHQLGLDRRRA; encoded by the coding sequence TTGACGTCCGAAGCGGACACGACACAGCAACCCCCCCAGCTCCCCGCACTCCCTGAGACCTCCATGGACACGGTGCTGCGACTGGAGGACGAAAACCTCCAACTCAAAGAGGCAGTGCGCTCGCACGCCGTTGTCGATCAGGCCATCGGGGTCATCCTGGCAGTAGGACAGCTGACCCCCGACCAGGGCTGGGACGTGCTGCGGAGCACCTCCCAGAACACCAACATCAAGTTGCGGCACGTGGCCGAACTGATCGTCGACTGGGCGCGAACAGGCCGACTGCCCACCGAGATTCACAGCCAGCTGGAGCACCAGCTCGGCCTCGACAGACGCCGTGCGTGA
- a CDS encoding winged helix-turn-helix domain-containing protein, whose protein sequence is MRGVPESHTGWTFLTNHARVLAAIAEDRTTRIRDIAARCQLTERAVQKIISDLEEDGYLTHTRQGRSNEYRIEEGTNLRHPADSGPTVADLLALLAQHDAGHGSRNQQLQTTPPHGRTTEGDR, encoded by the coding sequence ATGCGTGGAGTACCCGAGTCACATACAGGCTGGACGTTCCTGACCAATCACGCCCGCGTGCTGGCCGCGATCGCCGAGGACCGCACCACCCGCATCCGCGACATCGCCGCGCGATGCCAGCTCACCGAGCGGGCCGTCCAGAAGATCATTTCGGATTTGGAGGAGGACGGGTATCTCACCCACACCCGCCAAGGACGCTCCAACGAGTACCGGATCGAAGAGGGGACCAACCTGCGGCACCCGGCAGACTCCGGGCCGACGGTGGCGGATCTCCTCGCCCTCCTTGCTCAGCACGACGCCGGACACGGCAGCCGGAACCAGCAGTTGCAGACGACACCCCCGCACGGACGAACAACGGAAGGTGACCGGTGA
- a CDS encoding STAS domain-containing protein, which translates to MEPPRLSVTRFTTADGVAVLALRGEVDLTTGAEIQRALLGPDGEATRHTVMDLSQVTFMDSTGINALIGAHQAATAIQGWVRVAGPTPYILRVLQLVGLDTVMPCYPTLQQALSG; encoded by the coding sequence ATGGAGCCTCCAAGGCTGTCGGTCACCCGGTTCACCACCGCCGACGGCGTCGCCGTGCTGGCCTTGCGTGGCGAAGTCGACCTCACTACCGGCGCGGAGATCCAGCGCGCGCTCCTGGGTCCCGACGGCGAAGCCACCCGGCACACCGTGATGGACCTGAGTCAGGTGACCTTCATGGACTCCACCGGCATCAATGCCCTGATCGGGGCTCACCAGGCCGCCACTGCCATCCAGGGCTGGGTGCGCGTGGCCGGCCCCACCCCCTACATCCTGCGCGTCCTTCAGCTCGTCGGCCTCGACACTGTGATGCCCTGCTATCCCACGCTCCAACAGGCCCTGAGCGGCTAG
- a CDS encoding MerR family transcriptional regulator: MTAENSLSRLDDDDYPAYTMGRAAEMLGTTPAFLRAIGEARLITPLRSEGGHRRYSRYQLKIAARARELVDQGTPVEAACRIVILEDQLEEARRINEEHRAGVEPRRTADA; this comes from the coding sequence ATGACCGCAGAGAACTCTCTGAGTCGTCTCGATGACGACGACTATCCCGCCTACACCATGGGACGGGCCGCCGAAATGCTCGGCACCACACCCGCCTTCCTGCGAGCGATCGGTGAAGCCCGCCTGATCACGCCTCTGCGCTCGGAGGGCGGCCACCGCCGCTACTCCCGCTACCAGTTGAAGATCGCCGCTCGCGCTCGCGAACTCGTCGACCAGGGCACGCCGGTCGAGGCTGCCTGCCGCATTGTCATCCTCGAAGACCAGCTCGAAGAGGCCCGGCGCATCAACGAGGAACACCGGGCCGGTGTCGAACCGCGCCGCACGGCCGATGCCTGA
- a CDS encoding metallophosphoesterase, with translation MTATSEARSADGAAHATRQSRLHRLMRSIPLIAPVLLWTVPCWVLLHAGQHWPLPVALGGTALFVLGLIAMPLAMGRGHGRRQQDGAAIVGDTLLGASWVLFTWSVLLGVLLRLALTVAGVGDGQNRARIVTWAVLGVAAVLLAWGYAEARRVPRVRQLDVQLPRLGAGLDGTRVVLVTDTHYGPLDRARWSARVCAKVNTLEADLVCHTGDIADGTAERRRAQAAPLGTVRATRARVYVTGNHEYYSEAQGWVDLMDELGWEPLRNRHLLLERGGDTLVVAGVDDVTAESSGLAGHRAHLAGALNGVDPDLPVLLLAHQPKFVDRAAAGGVDLQLSGHTHGGQIWPFHHLVRIDQPALAGLSRHGTRTLLYTSRGTGFWGPPFRVFAPSEITLLILRSPQRPPTR, from the coding sequence GTGACCGCCACCAGCGAGGCCCGATCCGCGGACGGTGCAGCGCATGCGACCCGGCAGAGCCGACTGCACCGCCTGATGCGCTCCATCCCTTTGATCGCCCCCGTCCTGCTGTGGACCGTGCCCTGCTGGGTGCTGCTGCACGCCGGCCAGCACTGGCCGCTCCCCGTGGCGCTGGGCGGCACCGCCCTGTTCGTCCTCGGTCTGATCGCCATGCCGCTCGCGATGGGGCGCGGCCACGGCCGGCGGCAGCAGGATGGGGCGGCGATCGTCGGGGACACCCTCCTTGGAGCCAGCTGGGTACTGTTCACTTGGTCCGTTCTGCTCGGCGTCCTGCTGCGCCTCGCCCTGACCGTGGCCGGCGTGGGCGACGGTCAGAACCGGGCCCGGATCGTCACTTGGGCTGTCCTCGGCGTAGCCGCCGTGCTGCTCGCCTGGGGGTACGCCGAGGCCCGCCGGGTGCCACGGGTGCGCCAGCTCGACGTACAACTCCCGCGCCTGGGAGCCGGATTGGACGGCACCCGCGTCGTCCTCGTCACCGACACTCACTACGGCCCGCTCGACCGCGCCCGCTGGTCCGCGCGGGTCTGCGCGAAGGTCAACACCCTGGAGGCCGACCTGGTCTGCCACACCGGAGACATCGCGGACGGCACGGCCGAACGCCGGCGCGCCCAAGCCGCTCCGCTCGGCACCGTGCGAGCCACCCGGGCCCGGGTCTACGTCACCGGAAACCACGAGTACTACAGCGAGGCCCAGGGCTGGGTCGACCTCATGGACGAGCTGGGCTGGGAGCCGCTGCGCAACCGCCATCTGCTGCTCGAACGCGGCGGCGACACCCTCGTGGTCGCCGGCGTGGACGATGTCACCGCCGAATCCTCCGGCCTGGCCGGCCACCGCGCCCACCTCGCCGGAGCCCTGAACGGCGTCGACCCCGACCTGCCCGTCCTGCTCCTGGCCCACCAGCCCAAGTTCGTCGACCGGGCCGCAGCAGGCGGCGTCGACCTCCAACTCTCGGGCCACACCCACGGCGGCCAGATCTGGCCCTTCCACCACCTCGTCCGCATCGACCAGCCCGCCCTCGCCGGCCTCAGCCGCCACGGCACCCGCACCCTCCTCTACACCAGCCGCGGCACCGGCTTCTGGGGCCCGCCGTTCCGCGTCTTCGCCCCCAGCGAGATCACCCTGCTCATACTCCGCTCCCCGCAGCGGCCCCCCACGCGATAA
- a CDS encoding DUF4982 domain-containing protein, with product MEPPSRHRSPRRPRIRADGHRDSNAARVELFHKGRSLGTKPTDTIGYVAWTAPFVDGDNKLTARAITPAGKRLTDRATVRFTYHAPQLADPEVPFRRRVRALPTGLLRPR from the coding sequence GTGGAACCACCGTCCCGGCATCGGTCCCCGCGGCGCCCGCGGATACGAGCAGACGGTCACCGTGACTCCAACGCGGCCAGGGTCGAACTCTTCCACAAGGGCAGGTCGCTGGGCACCAAACCGACCGACACCATCGGCTACGTGGCGTGGACGGCGCCCTTCGTCGACGGTGACAACAAGCTCACCGCCCGAGCGATCACGCCGGCCGGCAAGCGGCTGACCGACCGGGCGACGGTCCGCTTCACCTACCACGCGCCTCAGCTCGCCGACCCGGAGGTGCCGTTCCGGCGGAGGGTCCGTGCCCTGCCTACTGGGCTCTTGCGTCCCCGCTGA
- a CDS encoding transcriptional regulator, whose protein sequence is MSEQTDQHPVNGLDDVVHQRVRLGILTVAHQARRVEFGFLRTTLGLTAGNLSQHLATLEKAGLIDIEKGYEGKRARTWLSLTPAGAQALQDEVSQLKRLIHQIEQGSSDPQP, encoded by the coding sequence ATGAGCGAGCAGACCGACCAGCACCCCGTCAACGGCCTGGACGACGTTGTTCACCAGCGCGTCCGCCTCGGCATTCTCACCGTCGCCCACCAAGCCCGCCGTGTCGAGTTCGGCTTCCTGCGGACAACGCTCGGCCTCACCGCCGGAAACCTCAGCCAGCACCTGGCCACCCTGGAGAAGGCCGGACTGATCGACATCGAGAAGGGCTACGAGGGCAAACGCGCCCGCACCTGGCTCTCCCTCACCCCCGCCGGCGCCCAGGCCCTCCAGGACGAAGTCAGCCAACTCAAGCGGCTCATCCACCAGATCGAACAGGGCAGCTCAGACCCACAGCCCTAG
- a CDS encoding acetylhydrolase produces MTTTSVTTRTDMTRRRILAATLITGLGATVPLGAASGAWAAPTASGPARLTLPAPTGPYPVGTVPLHLIDTSRPDPAAGPGHHRELMAGVWYPACNTENLPRSPWMTDGALRALLTDVGFPLDPALGPLTAGHMGAPVHRTSHPLPVIVYSHGARSHRSDHTIMVQELASHGYAVVTVDHTYDTFTEFPDGRVLTPADFPPMFPRDFAADLRFLLDCVEQLAAGRNPDVDGKPLPRGLLGALDPQRIGAFGWSKGGTATALTMLADRRVRAGLSIDGPMQPTITADLDRPFMMMTAVFTRAAMPDVAEFWTHLRGWRLDIQADGAVHNSYGDDATLIPQAGKILGMTDQQIQDWIGTLDPARAVRIQQAYPLAFFDQHLRHRIRHLLDGPSPAFPEVKFIR; encoded by the coding sequence GTGACCACGACATCGGTCACCACCCGAACGGACATGACGCGCCGCCGCATACTCGCGGCAACGCTCATCACCGGCCTCGGGGCTACCGTGCCGCTCGGCGCCGCATCCGGCGCGTGGGCGGCTCCTACCGCCTCCGGCCCGGCACGACTCACCCTGCCTGCGCCCACCGGACCGTACCCGGTGGGCACAGTGCCACTCCACCTCATCGACACCTCACGCCCGGACCCCGCGGCCGGTCCCGGGCATCACCGCGAGCTGATGGCCGGCGTCTGGTACCCCGCGTGCAACACGGAGAACCTGCCGCGCTCTCCCTGGATGACCGACGGCGCGCTGCGGGCGCTCCTGACGGACGTCGGCTTCCCCCTCGACCCCGCCCTCGGCCCGCTCACCGCCGGGCATATGGGCGCGCCCGTGCACCGTACGAGCCACCCTCTGCCCGTCATCGTGTACTCACATGGCGCGCGCAGCCACCGCAGCGACCACACCATCATGGTCCAGGAACTCGCCAGCCACGGCTACGCCGTGGTCACCGTCGACCACACCTACGACACGTTCACCGAGTTTCCCGACGGCCGGGTGCTCACCCCGGCCGACTTCCCCCCGATGTTCCCAAGGGACTTCGCCGCGGACCTCCGATTCCTGCTCGACTGCGTGGAGCAGCTCGCCGCCGGGCGCAACCCCGACGTCGACGGCAAACCACTGCCCCGGGGCCTGCTCGGCGCCCTCGACCCGCAGCGCATCGGCGCGTTCGGCTGGTCGAAGGGCGGTACGGCCACCGCGCTCACCATGCTCGCCGACCGGCGCGTGCGCGCCGGGCTCAGCATCGACGGCCCGATGCAGCCGACCATCACCGCCGATCTGGACCGGCCGTTCATGATGATGACCGCGGTGTTCACCCGGGCCGCCATGCCGGACGTCGCCGAGTTCTGGACGCACCTTCGCGGTTGGCGGCTCGACATCCAGGCCGACGGCGCCGTCCACAACTCGTACGGCGACGACGCGACGCTGATCCCGCAAGCGGGCAAGATCCTCGGCATGACCGACCAGCAGATCCAGGACTGGATCGGCACCCTCGACCCGGCCCGGGCGGTACGGATCCAACAGGCCTACCCGCTCGCCTTCTTCGACCAGCACCTGCGACACCGCATAAGGCACCTCCTCGACGGCCCGAGCCCGGCCTTCCCAGAGGTGAAGTTCATCCGGTGA
- a CDS encoding helix-turn-helix domain-containing protein, producing MVAAQRDIWRPTQLLVAFKEVGFTPSLSKVAALWSGKPVTVRLEDLDKICAALDCTVADLMVAEPQQHLAQREQPQQRAVGEQRGAERYGRFRVAAAAPAAACRPTETARPW from the coding sequence ATGGTAGCGGCCCAGCGGGACATCTGGCGGCCAACGCAGCTGCTGGTGGCCTTCAAGGAAGTCGGGTTCACCCCCTCCCTGAGCAAGGTCGCGGCCCTGTGGTCAGGCAAGCCGGTCACGGTCCGGCTGGAGGACCTGGACAAGATCTGCGCGGCCCTGGACTGCACGGTCGCCGACTTGATGGTGGCCGAGCCCCAGCAGCACCTGGCCCAGCGCGAGCAGCCGCAGCAGCGGGCCGTCGGCGAACAGCGGGGGGCGGAGCGGTACGGCCGGTTCCGCGTCGCGGCGGCGGCCCCCGCCGCGGCCTGCCGCCCAACTGAGACGGCGAGACCATGGTGA
- a CDS encoding site-specific integrase, translating to MADSGSRRLSLVPPPAAPAPQQPRAEEGLADVLTLQERASAISSEADEVAFFHDTVAEYTWARDVAGLAATTLRQVVQPIIEVCDFYDTVPWHLTSRQVDCYFAGPGKRAHRTIRQKMVRIDGFFAFLEQRYAGEILRRFGAAVESPIDPFNQPRHRGEFGLRIPPSKRATTEFFASWRKGLPQARKYPVAARDYGMAKIAYISGVRATELCSVRIGDVHWELGQWGRFVVQGKGARGSGPREREAYLFAEGRELLWWYIEEIRGEFADDPCDPCAPLWPSERLPTAVASLNVPIAPPVGSDVFRRALKAASKRHLTGPVTMLHPHLLRHACATHNYESGMPLWDVQKILGHEWPTTTVGYLGSVKADPEKASLAASHRAVRRLSGEA from the coding sequence ATGGCGGATTCAGGAAGTCGTCGGCTGTCGCTGGTACCACCACCTGCGGCCCCGGCGCCGCAACAGCCTCGGGCAGAAGAGGGCCTGGCGGATGTGCTGACGCTGCAGGAGCGAGCATCAGCGATCTCTAGCGAGGCGGACGAGGTGGCGTTCTTCCACGATACCGTGGCCGAGTACACGTGGGCGCGGGACGTGGCTGGGCTTGCGGCGACCACGTTGCGGCAGGTGGTGCAGCCGATCATCGAGGTCTGCGATTTCTACGACACCGTGCCGTGGCATCTCACCTCGCGGCAGGTCGACTGCTACTTCGCCGGCCCCGGCAAGCGGGCGCACAGGACCATCCGGCAGAAGATGGTCCGGATCGACGGCTTCTTCGCCTTCCTGGAGCAGCGGTACGCGGGCGAGATCCTGCGGCGTTTCGGAGCGGCCGTCGAGTCGCCCATCGACCCGTTCAACCAGCCCCGGCACCGTGGGGAGTTCGGCCTGCGGATCCCGCCGTCGAAGCGGGCGACGACGGAGTTCTTCGCCTCCTGGCGCAAGGGTCTGCCGCAAGCTCGTAAGTACCCGGTGGCCGCACGCGACTACGGTATGGCGAAGATCGCGTACATCTCGGGCGTCCGGGCGACCGAGCTGTGCTCGGTGCGAATCGGTGACGTCCACTGGGAACTCGGCCAGTGGGGTCGCTTCGTCGTTCAGGGCAAAGGTGCCCGGGGCTCCGGCCCGCGCGAGCGGGAGGCGTATCTGTTCGCCGAGGGCCGCGAACTGCTGTGGTGGTACATCGAGGAGATCCGCGGAGAGTTCGCTGACGATCCCTGCGACCCGTGTGCGCCGCTGTGGCCCTCGGAACGGCTTCCGACGGCGGTCGCCTCACTGAACGTCCCCATCGCCCCGCCGGTCGGCTCGGATGTGTTCCGGCGGGCATTGAAGGCCGCCTCGAAGCGGCATCTGACCGGGCCGGTCACCATGCTTCACCCGCATCTTCTACGACACGCGTGCGCGACCCACAACTACGAGTCGGGCATGCCGTTGTGGGACGTGCAGAAGATCCTCGGCCACGAATGGCCGACCACCACGGTCGGCTACCTGGGATCGGTCAAGGCCGACCCGGAGAAGGCGAGCCTGGCAGCGTCACACCGAGCGGTGCGACGCCTGAGCGGAGAGGCGTGA
- a CDS encoding MarR family winged helix-turn-helix transcriptional regulator has translation MTSPRWLTPEELRAWINFLDCSTLLSDYLDQQLRRDAAMTHADYSLLARLSVAPDRALGMSLLAEQLKFTRSRLTRAVIRLEESGYVRRREDPADGRGQLAELTEAGMELMAKAAPGLVTAVRRVVFDALSLEQVEQLATITATVLASLKQAGEEDAYPAALPWHRR, from the coding sequence ATGACGTCCCCCCGGTGGCTCACTCCCGAGGAGCTGCGAGCCTGGATCAACTTCCTCGACTGCTCGACGCTGCTGAGCGACTACCTCGATCAGCAGTTGCGGCGCGACGCGGCCATGACGCACGCGGACTACAGCCTCCTGGCCCGCCTGTCCGTGGCACCCGACCGCGCTCTGGGGATGTCCTTGCTCGCCGAGCAGTTGAAGTTCACCCGTAGCCGCCTCACGCGCGCGGTGATCCGCCTGGAGGAGTCGGGCTACGTGCGGCGCCGGGAGGATCCGGCCGACGGACGCGGACAGCTGGCCGAACTCACCGAGGCCGGCATGGAGTTGATGGCCAAGGCCGCCCCCGGCCTTGTGACTGCCGTCCGCCGCGTGGTGTTCGACGCCCTCAGCCTCGAACAGGTGGAGCAGCTCGCCACCATCACCGCCACCGTGCTCGCCTCCCTCAAGCAGGCCGGCGAGGAGGACGCCTACCCGGCGGCCCTGCCGTGGCATCGCCGCTGA